The Azospirillum baldaniorum genome contains a region encoding:
- a CDS encoding winged helix-turn-helix domain-containing protein, producing the protein MTRLRIRIDFDTGGSVGPGKIMLLERIRETGSISAAARTLDMSYRRAWLLVDDLNRIFAEPVVSAAVGGKHGGGTALTAFGERVIEHYRAVERDAFAATTPRLEALEGMLNAGYGTGSDPADDGSFSGDPGLKPGCKPA; encoded by the coding sequence ATGACCCGCCTGCGCATCCGCATCGACTTCGACACCGGCGGCTCGGTCGGGCCGGGCAAGATCATGCTGCTGGAGCGGATCCGGGAGACCGGTTCCATCTCCGCCGCGGCGCGGACCCTGGACATGTCCTACCGCCGCGCCTGGCTGCTGGTCGACGACCTCAACCGCATCTTTGCCGAGCCGGTGGTTTCCGCCGCGGTGGGCGGCAAGCACGGCGGCGGAACCGCGCTGACCGCCTTCGGCGAACGGGTGATCGAGCATTACCGCGCGGTCGAGCGCGACGCCTTCGCCGCCACCACCCCGCGGCTGGAGGCGCTGGAGGGGATGCTCAACGCCGGGTACGGCACGGGAAGCGACCCGGCGGACGATGGGAGCTTCTCCGGCGATCCCGGGCTGAAGCCCGGCTGCAAGCCGGCCTGA
- a CDS encoding SOS response-associated peptidase, with product MILATPAAEVQRLFGFPELPNLQPRWNVAPTQPVPAVRREEDGRHLVSLRWGLVPFWADEPSIGARLINARGETLAEKPSFREAFRKRRCLVPVDGFYEWKAEGKRKQGYAIRRRDRAPFAFAGLWERWNGPKGGPAPAEPLETLTIVTTTANAVLKPLHERMPVILDETNWDLWLDPAAPLPVLEGLLKPAPDALLEAHPVGPRVNNVRNDDEACAAPLDDAPPDDAPTLF from the coding sequence ATGATACTCGCCACGCCGGCCGCGGAGGTTCAGCGGCTGTTCGGCTTCCCCGAACTGCCGAACCTCCAGCCCCGCTGGAACGTGGCCCCCACCCAGCCGGTGCCCGCCGTGCGGCGGGAGGAGGATGGGCGCCATCTGGTCAGCCTGCGCTGGGGCCTTGTGCCCTTCTGGGCGGACGAGCCGTCCATCGGGGCGCGGCTGATCAACGCGCGTGGGGAGACGCTGGCCGAGAAGCCGTCCTTCCGGGAGGCGTTCCGCAAGCGGCGCTGCCTGGTTCCCGTGGACGGATTCTATGAGTGGAAGGCGGAGGGCAAGCGCAAGCAGGGCTACGCCATCCGCCGCCGCGACCGCGCGCCCTTCGCCTTCGCCGGCCTGTGGGAGCGCTGGAACGGCCCGAAGGGCGGCCCGGCCCCTGCGGAGCCCCTGGAGACGCTGACCATCGTCACCACCACGGCGAACGCGGTGCTGAAGCCGCTGCACGAGCGCATGCCGGTGATCCTCGACGAGACGAATTGGGACCTGTGGCTGGACCCCGCCGCCCCGCTGCCGGTGCTGGAAGGGCTGCTGAAGCCGGCACCCGACGCGCTGCTGGAGGCCCACCCGGTGGGACCGCGCGTCAACAACGTGCGCAACGACGACGAGGCGTGCGCGGCTCCCTTGGACGATGCACCGCCCGATGACGCGCCGACCTTGTTCTGA
- a CDS encoding PhyR family response regulator anti-anti-sigma factor — protein sequence MRVYARQLYDHLPYLRRYARALTGATERGDDLVTRCVEVAVMAPSRFGLEAGARVPLYALLNLLFDEDGGGLPTPSPHPIERALASLPEGERRMYLLITLEGLTVPEAAQVLQIPAPEGQDRLTIARDKVRNALTQRVLVVEDNPILAMEIGSLVTDMGHVVCGTANNEQEALELLEAEKPTLALLDVRLADGGSGVEVARRLRQKRAMRTIFVTAFDGDLEEADARHLGQIVRKPFTNEAIQAAISRAVFMPSPVALA from the coding sequence ATGCGAGTCTACGCACGCCAGCTTTACGATCATCTCCCCTACCTGCGCCGCTACGCGCGCGCGCTGACTGGAGCGACCGAACGCGGTGACGATCTCGTGACGCGCTGCGTCGAGGTCGCCGTGATGGCCCCGTCCCGTTTCGGGCTGGAAGCCGGGGCGCGGGTACCGCTCTACGCCCTGCTGAATCTGCTGTTCGACGAGGACGGGGGCGGGCTGCCGACCCCGTCGCCGCACCCCATCGAACGGGCGCTGGCGTCCCTGCCGGAAGGCGAGCGGCGCATGTATCTGCTGATCACGCTGGAGGGGCTGACGGTTCCCGAAGCCGCCCAGGTGCTGCAGATCCCCGCGCCGGAGGGCCAGGACCGGCTGACCATCGCCCGCGACAAGGTGCGCAACGCGCTGACCCAGCGGGTGCTGGTGGTCGAGGACAACCCGATCCTGGCGATGGAGATCGGCTCGCTGGTCACAGACATGGGCCATGTCGTCTGCGGGACCGCCAACAACGAGCAGGAGGCCCTGGAACTGCTGGAGGCCGAGAAGCCGACGCTGGCCCTGCTCGACGTCCGGCTGGCCGATGGCGGCAGCGGGGTCGAGGTCGCCCGCCGGCTGCGCCAGAAGCGCGCCATGCGGACCATTTTTGTCACGGCCTTCGACGGCGACCTGGAGGAGGCGGACGCCCGCCATCTCGGCCAGATTGTCCGCAAGCCCTTCACCAACGAGGCGATCCAGGCGGCGATCTCGCGCGCGGTCTTCATGCCGAGCCCGGTGGCCCTGGCGTAA
- a CDS encoding threonine ammonia-lyase — MPASNSFAIGHQDIVEAAARLDGFAVRTPLLENALLNERVGGRVLLKPEVLQRSGSFKFRGAFNRLSQLTPEERRGGVVAWSSGNHAQGVAAAAALLGMPAVIVMPSDAPALKIANTRGYGAEVVLYDRWTESREAIATAIAEERGAATVPPYDHPQIMAGQGTVGLEIAAQAQAIGAVPDDVIAPCSGGGLMSGVATAVRHSFPDARLWAAEPAGFDDVARSLAAGERVENAAGQRSICDALLTPTPGALTFPVMKDLLSGSLAVTDAEVKAAMAYAFTVLKLVVEPGGAVGLAAVLTGKLPAAGRTVAVVLSGGNVDAATFTDALALSS; from the coding sequence ATGCCCGCGTCGAATTCCTTTGCCATCGGCCACCAGGACATCGTGGAGGCCGCGGCGCGGCTGGACGGCTTCGCCGTGCGCACGCCGCTGCTGGAGAACGCCCTGCTGAACGAGCGGGTCGGCGGGCGCGTCCTGCTGAAGCCGGAGGTCCTGCAGCGCAGCGGCTCCTTCAAGTTCCGCGGCGCCTTCAACCGGCTCTCCCAACTGACGCCGGAGGAGCGCCGGGGCGGGGTGGTCGCCTGGTCGTCGGGCAACCACGCCCAGGGCGTCGCCGCAGCAGCGGCGCTGCTCGGCATGCCCGCGGTCATCGTCATGCCCAGCGACGCGCCGGCCCTGAAGATCGCCAACACCCGCGGCTACGGCGCCGAGGTCGTGCTCTACGACCGCTGGACCGAAAGCCGCGAAGCCATCGCCACGGCCATTGCGGAGGAGCGGGGTGCGGCCACCGTGCCGCCCTACGACCACCCGCAGATCATGGCCGGGCAGGGCACGGTCGGGTTGGAGATCGCGGCGCAGGCGCAGGCCATCGGCGCGGTTCCCGACGACGTGATCGCGCCGTGCAGCGGCGGCGGGCTGATGTCCGGGGTCGCGACGGCGGTCCGCCACAGCTTCCCCGACGCCCGCCTGTGGGCGGCGGAGCCGGCGGGCTTCGACGACGTGGCGCGCTCGCTGGCCGCCGGGGAGCGGGTGGAGAACGCCGCCGGGCAACGCTCCATCTGCGACGCGCTGCTGACCCCGACGCCGGGCGCCCTGACCTTCCCGGTGATGAAGGACCTGCTGTCCGGCAGCCTCGCCGTCACCGACGCCGAGGTGAAGGCCGCCATGGCCTACGCCTTCACCGTGCTGAAGCTGGTGGTTGAGCCGGGCGGGGCGGTCGGGCTGGCCGCCGTGCTGACGGGCAAGCTGCCGGCGGCGGGCCGCACCGTCGCCGTGGTGCTGAGCGGCGGCAACGTCGACGCGGCGACCTTTACGGACGCTTTGGCGTTGTCGTCGTGA
- a CDS encoding GlsB/YeaQ/YmgE family stress response membrane protein, translating to MGILWTIIIGFLAGIVAKFLMPGRDPGGFIITTLLGIAGAFVATYLGEAVGWYRAGEGAGFIGAIVGAIIILAIYRMIAGRRTTV from the coding sequence ATGGGTATTCTGTGGACGATCATCATCGGCTTCCTGGCCGGCATCGTCGCCAAGTTCCTGATGCCGGGCCGTGATCCGGGCGGCTTCATCATCACCACGCTGCTCGGCATCGCGGGTGCCTTCGTCGCCACTTATCTGGGCGAGGCCGTTGGCTGGTACCGGGCGGGCGAAGGGGCCGGCTTCATCGGCGCCATCGTCGGCGCCATCATCATCCTGGCCATCTACCGCATGATCGCCGGGCGCCGGACCACCGTCTGA
- a CDS encoding zinc-binding alcohol dehydrogenase family protein, producing the protein MRAVAFTQSLPIDAPDALIDVERPRPEPQGRDLLVEIKAVSVNPVDTKVRRNMPPAPGAMKVLGWDAAGVVVAAGPQATLFKPGDAVFYAGAIDRDGTNAEFHLVDERIVGPKPASLDFAQAAALPLTSITAWEAMFDRLDVRRPVPGAANAILIVGGAGGVGSIAIQLARQLTDLTVIATASRKETQAWCRDLGAHHVIDHRKPLAAQVETLGIGAPAFVFSTNDTGAHLPEIAALIAPQGRVALIDDPAGLDVMVLKRKSVSLHWEFMFTRPVFGTADIDAQHALLSEVSRLVDAGTVRTTLAETFGTINAANLTRAHALLESGRAKGKIVLAGF; encoded by the coding sequence ATGCGCGCCGTCGCCTTCACCCAATCCCTGCCCATCGACGCCCCCGACGCCCTCATCGACGTCGAGCGTCCCCGCCCCGAGCCCCAGGGCCGCGACCTGCTGGTCGAGATCAAGGCCGTCTCGGTCAATCCCGTGGACACCAAGGTCCGCCGCAACATGCCGCCCGCACCGGGCGCCATGAAGGTGCTGGGCTGGGACGCCGCCGGTGTCGTGGTCGCCGCCGGGCCGCAGGCCACGCTGTTCAAGCCGGGCGACGCCGTCTTCTACGCCGGGGCCATCGACCGCGACGGCACCAACGCCGAGTTCCATCTGGTGGACGAGCGCATCGTCGGGCCGAAGCCGGCCAGCCTCGACTTCGCCCAGGCCGCGGCACTGCCCCTGACCAGCATCACCGCGTGGGAAGCCATGTTCGACCGGCTGGACGTGCGGCGCCCGGTGCCGGGGGCGGCGAACGCCATCCTGATCGTCGGCGGGGCCGGCGGCGTCGGCTCCATCGCCATCCAACTCGCCCGGCAGCTGACCGACCTGACGGTCATCGCCACCGCGTCCCGCAAGGAGACGCAGGCTTGGTGCCGGGACCTGGGCGCCCATCACGTCATCGACCACCGCAAGCCGCTGGCCGCCCAGGTGGAGACGCTGGGCATCGGCGCCCCGGCCTTCGTCTTCTCGACCAACGACACCGGCGCCCACCTGCCGGAGATCGCCGCCCTGATCGCCCCGCAGGGCCGCGTCGCGCTGATCGACGATCCGGCGGGGCTGGACGTCATGGTGCTGAAGCGCAAGAGCGTGTCGCTGCATTGGGAGTTCATGTTCACCCGGCCCGTGTTCGGCACCGCCGACATCGACGCCCAGCACGCGTTGCTCAGCGAGGTGTCGCGCCTCGTCGACGCCGGCACCGTCCGCACGACGCTGGCCGAGACGTTCGGCACCATCAACGCCGCCAACCTGACGCGCGCCCACGCCCTGCTCGAAAGCGGGCGGGCCAAGGGCAAGATCGTGCTGGCCGGCTTCTGA
- the rpe gene encoding ribulose-phosphate 3-epimerase → MRPVKIAPSILSADFARLGEEVRAIDAAGADYIHIDVMDGHFVPNITIGPAVVKALRPHTAKPFDVHLMIAPVDPYIAAFADAGADIITVHAEAGAHVHRTIQLIKSLGKKAGLSLNPATPLEAVDYLLEDLDLVLVMTVNPGFGGQSFIANQLPKIHELRRRIDALGKPIDLQVDGGINGETARIAIEAGADVLVAGTATFTGGPDRYAANMRALRS, encoded by the coding sequence ATGCGCCCGGTCAAGATCGCCCCGTCCATCCTCTCCGCCGATTTCGCCCGGCTGGGCGAGGAAGTGCGCGCCATCGATGCTGCGGGCGCCGACTACATCCACATCGACGTGATGGACGGCCATTTCGTCCCCAACATCACCATCGGCCCGGCGGTGGTGAAGGCGCTGCGCCCGCACACGGCGAAGCCCTTCGACGTGCATCTGATGATCGCCCCGGTGGACCCCTACATCGCCGCCTTCGCGGACGCCGGCGCCGACATCATCACCGTCCATGCGGAGGCCGGCGCGCACGTCCATCGCACCATCCAGCTCATCAAGTCGCTGGGCAAGAAGGCCGGCCTGTCGCTGAACCCGGCCACCCCGCTGGAGGCCGTCGATTATCTGCTGGAAGACCTCGATCTGGTTCTGGTCATGACGGTCAACCCGGGCTTCGGCGGGCAGAGCTTCATCGCCAACCAGCTTCCCAAGATCCATGAGCTGCGCCGCCGCATCGACGCGCTGGGCAAGCCCATCGACCTCCAGGTCGATGGCGGAATCAACGGCGAGACCGCCCGCATCGCCATCGAGGCGGGCGCCGACGTTCTGGTCGCCGGAACCGCCACCTTCACCGGCGGGCCGGACCGCTACGCCGCCAACATGCGCGCCCTGCGGAGCTGA
- a CDS encoding winged helix-turn-helix transcriptional regulator → MARVPHANLDCSPGCPVEGVLALIGGKWKGLILYHLLDGTLRFNEIRRRVPNVTQRMLTTQLRELEADGLLVRTVYAEVPPRVEYSLSPRGRSLEPIILALKAWGEEHLRPAAAASATASAVIAA, encoded by the coding sequence ATGGCCCGCGTTCCCCACGCCAACCTGGACTGCTCGCCGGGCTGCCCGGTGGAGGGCGTGCTCGCCCTCATCGGCGGGAAGTGGAAGGGGCTGATCCTCTACCATCTGCTGGACGGCACGCTGCGCTTCAACGAGATCCGCCGCCGCGTGCCGAACGTCACCCAGCGCATGCTGACCACCCAGCTCCGCGAACTGGAGGCGGACGGGCTGCTGGTCCGCACCGTCTATGCGGAGGTGCCGCCGCGTGTCGAATACAGCCTGTCGCCGCGCGGGCGGAGTCTGGAGCCGATCATCCTGGCGCTGAAGGCCTGGGGCGAGGAGCATCTGCGCCCCGCCGCCGCCGCTTCTGCCACCGCTTCTGCTGTCATCGCCGCATGA
- a CDS encoding NnrS family protein: MSAFVPPPPQRPWGHRLFFPAAALYGALSVPLWVAGYFGWLGIGWTPALHAHEMLMGYALAVVGGFLLTRPSGMALTVAFAAWLAGRLAVLAGLPPEIAAPLALAYPVALFVVAGVPFLRAAKSGHNKLFGPVIGAFALAEALVWWGGDGGRTGALFALHLVGILMLVMGGRIIPSATAGEVRRQGGTLVERVQPRLEWAGVAGAVLAALTVAAGVTTGPLAWIGAAGAALAGVTAWARLARWRTVAVLKRPDLWSLHLGYGWLGLGWLFLGVERLAPLTGGAGWHVIGAGALGTLAASMMVRATLQREALPPDFSRPATAAIALVGLSAALRVAAASTAPDLLMPAAALAWMAAHLLVLWVLLRVPKRIRA, translated from the coding sequence ATGAGCGCCTTCGTTCCGCCGCCCCCGCAGCGTCCGTGGGGGCACCGCCTGTTCTTCCCCGCCGCCGCGCTCTATGGGGCGCTCAGCGTGCCGCTGTGGGTGGCCGGTTATTTCGGTTGGCTCGGCATCGGCTGGACCCCGGCGCTGCACGCCCACGAGATGCTGATGGGCTACGCGCTGGCGGTGGTCGGCGGCTTTCTGCTGACGCGACCGTCCGGGATGGCGCTGACCGTCGCCTTCGCCGCGTGGCTGGCCGGGCGGCTGGCGGTGCTGGCCGGGCTTCCGCCGGAGATCGCGGCACCGCTGGCGCTGGCCTATCCGGTGGCGCTGTTCGTGGTGGCCGGCGTGCCCTTCCTGCGCGCCGCCAAGAGCGGCCACAACAAGCTGTTCGGCCCGGTGATCGGCGCCTTCGCGCTGGCCGAGGCGCTGGTCTGGTGGGGCGGCGACGGCGGACGGACGGGCGCTTTGTTCGCGCTGCATCTCGTCGGCATCCTGATGCTGGTGATGGGCGGGCGAATCATCCCGTCGGCCACGGCGGGAGAAGTCCGCAGGCAGGGCGGGACGCTGGTCGAGCGGGTGCAGCCGCGCCTGGAATGGGCGGGTGTCGCCGGGGCGGTGCTGGCCGCCCTGACCGTGGCCGCCGGGGTGACGACCGGCCCGCTGGCCTGGATCGGGGCGGCGGGCGCCGCGCTGGCCGGGGTGACCGCCTGGGCACGTCTGGCGCGCTGGCGGACGGTCGCCGTGCTGAAGCGCCCGGACCTGTGGAGCCTGCATCTGGGTTACGGCTGGCTCGGGCTCGGTTGGCTGTTCCTGGGGGTGGAGCGGCTGGCTCCGCTGACCGGCGGGGCGGGCTGGCACGTCATCGGGGCGGGTGCGCTGGGCACGCTGGCCGCCTCCATGATGGTGCGCGCAACCCTGCAGCGGGAGGCTCTGCCGCCGGATTTCTCCCGGCCCGCCACCGCCGCCATCGCTCTGGTCGGGCTGTCCGCCGCGCTGCGCGTCGCCGCGGCCAGCACGGCGCCGGACCTGCTGATGCCTGCGGCGGCGCTGGCCTGGATGGCGGCGCATCTTCTGGTGTTGTGGGTGCTGTTGCGCGTGCCGAAGCGGATCAGGGCGTGA
- a CDS encoding thermonuclease family protein, whose protein sequence is MEGDTLSIKGTPVRLMGIDAPDVGQKCRNRYGHELDCFRIATAVLASLIKDQEVTCTIAERDRNGQQLGECRVLGVDLGAAMVARGWAFAYRSLSPAYASSEAFAQSRRLGLWAGQVEKPWQWRSRQQREQAR, encoded by the coding sequence ATGGAGGGCGATACCTTGTCCATCAAGGGCACGCCGGTTCGCCTGATGGGGATCGACGCCCCGGACGTCGGGCAGAAATGCCGGAACCGTTACGGGCATGAGCTGGACTGCTTCCGCATCGCCACCGCGGTGCTGGCCAGCCTGATCAAGGACCAGGAGGTGACCTGCACCATCGCCGAACGCGACCGCAATGGCCAGCAATTGGGCGAATGCCGGGTGCTCGGCGTCGATCTGGGGGCGGCCATGGTGGCGCGCGGCTGGGCCTTCGCCTACCGCAGCCTGTCGCCGGCCTACGCCTCCAGCGAGGCCTTCGCGCAGAGCCGCCGGCTGGGCCTGTGGGCGGGGCAGGTGGAGAAGCCCTGGCAGTGGCGGTCGCGCCAGCAGCGGGAGCAGGCGCGGTAG
- a CDS encoding HAD family hydrolase, with the protein MSGVLKAVIFDVDGTLVDSVDLHAHAWVEAIRHFGYHAEFDAVRSQIGKGGDQLMPVFVPEKDLDRIEDELDHFRHELFARKYMPKVRGFRRVRGLFQHLHAEGLRIALASSAKGDELECYKRAAEITDLVDVETSSDDAERSKPHPDIFEAALERLGLPAEEAVVVGDSPWDAKAAGRAGLTVVGVLCGGFAEQDLRKAGCAEIFRDPEDLQRRFATSLIGKRSPRAMGLLQPGGSQPGRPSARGASRIGA; encoded by the coding sequence ATGAGCGGCGTTCTGAAGGCCGTCATTTTCGACGTGGACGGCACCCTGGTCGACTCGGTGGACCTGCACGCCCACGCCTGGGTGGAGGCGATCCGGCATTTCGGCTACCACGCGGAGTTCGACGCGGTGCGTTCCCAGATCGGCAAGGGCGGCGACCAACTGATGCCGGTCTTCGTGCCGGAGAAGGATCTGGACCGCATCGAGGACGAGCTGGACCATTTCCGGCACGAGCTGTTCGCCCGCAAATACATGCCGAAGGTCCGCGGCTTCCGCCGGGTGCGCGGCCTGTTCCAGCATCTCCACGCCGAGGGGCTGCGCATCGCGCTCGCCTCCTCCGCCAAGGGGGACGAGCTGGAGTGTTATAAGCGCGCGGCGGAGATCACGGACTTGGTGGATGTGGAGACCTCGTCCGACGACGCGGAGCGGTCGAAACCGCACCCGGACATCTTCGAGGCGGCGTTGGAGAGGCTTGGCCTGCCGGCGGAGGAGGCGGTGGTGGTCGGCGACAGCCCCTGGGATGCCAAGGCGGCGGGGCGGGCGGGCCTGACCGTGGTGGGGGTTCTGTGCGGCGGCTTTGCGGAGCAGGATCTGCGCAAGGCCGGCTGCGCGGAGATCTTCCGTGATCCGGAAGACCTCCAGCGCCGCTTCGCCACCAGCCTCATCGGGAAACGCAGCCCACGCGCGATGGGCCTTTTGCAGCCCGGTGGGTCTCAGCCGGGGCGGCCGTCGGCCCGCGGGGCAAGCAGGATAGGCGCGTAG
- a CDS encoding class I SAM-dependent methyltransferase, which yields MTATFETASVETASFEDRYFSGAALYGDDFDAARIAGWYGVEARDPAEEFARTAPERPGYRYEYHALNHRHAFRFLAGRRFRQALAFGCAAGDDVAPIAGQVDRFLAVEPIERFWRTDIAGTPAEYRRPTLGGRIDCADGANDLTVCLHTLHHIPNAGALLAEFARVTAPGGLFILREPISTMGDWRQPRRGLTANERGFPVAWLEERFARLGFTVRQRRFCSFPLTERLGPLMGVSLPYGNPLLVRLDEAACALTRWNIAYHRDSVRKKFAPGAVYYVLERNAVTTTTPKRP from the coding sequence ATGACCGCCACTTTTGAAACCGCCAGCGTCGAGACCGCCAGCTTCGAAGATCGGTATTTCTCCGGCGCCGCCCTCTACGGCGACGACTTCGACGCGGCCCGGATCGCCGGCTGGTACGGTGTCGAGGCGCGGGACCCGGCGGAGGAGTTTGCGCGGACCGCGCCCGAGAGGCCCGGCTACCGCTACGAATACCACGCGCTGAACCACCGCCACGCCTTCCGCTTCCTGGCCGGACGGCGCTTCCGGCAGGCGCTGGCCTTCGGCTGCGCCGCGGGGGACGACGTGGCGCCGATCGCCGGGCAGGTGGACCGCTTCCTCGCCGTGGAACCCATCGAGCGTTTCTGGCGGACCGACATCGCCGGCACCCCCGCCGAGTACCGCCGTCCCACGCTGGGCGGGCGCATCGACTGCGCGGACGGGGCGAACGACCTGACCGTCTGCTTGCACACGCTGCACCACATCCCAAACGCCGGCGCCCTGCTGGCCGAATTCGCCCGCGTCACCGCCCCCGGCGGGCTGTTCATCCTGCGCGAGCCGATCAGCACAATGGGCGACTGGCGCCAGCCCCGCCGCGGCCTGACCGCCAACGAGCGCGGCTTCCCCGTGGCGTGGCTGGAGGAGCGTTTCGCCCGGTTGGGCTTCACGGTGCGGCAGCGCCGTTTCTGCTCCTTCCCGCTGACCGAGCGGCTGGGGCCGCTGATGGGCGTTTCCCTGCCCTACGGCAACCCGCTGCTGGTGCGGCTGGACGAGGCGGCCTGCGCGCTGACGCGGTGGAACATCGCCTACCACCGCGACTCGGTCCGCAAGAAGTTCGCCCCCGGCGCCGTTTATTACGTGCTGGAGCGCAACGCCGTCACGACGACAACGCCAAAGCGTCCGTAA
- a CDS encoding NAD(P)-dependent oxidoreductase produces the protein MSDALEPVRSAGVVGLGSMGMGVALSLLRAGFRVVGCDLDAAKCMSLVTHGGEAAGSPADVGRRVDRVIVLVATAEQAEEVLFGAEGVAGTLPKGGVVVLSTSVPPDMAAAIGRRLAERDLLMLDAPVGGGPVRAAEGRMVVMASGPEDAFARAADLIAAASGTLHRVGTEHGQGSAVKAVEQMLTGIHAAAVAEATAFGVRAGVDPQRLAEILAAGPFHIPSQRPLGIVGADLGNVMDAARRLTVPTPLAASALQLFTMAAAVGLGREGDGALARVFDRLAGNPQEG, from the coding sequence ATGAGCGACGCGTTGGAACCGGTCCGCAGCGCGGGCGTCGTCGGGCTCGGCTCCATGGGCATGGGGGTGGCGCTGTCGCTGCTCCGTGCCGGCTTCCGGGTCGTCGGCTGCGACCTCGACGCCGCCAAATGCATGAGCCTCGTCACCCATGGCGGGGAGGCCGCGGGATCGCCCGCCGACGTCGGGCGCCGGGTGGACCGCGTCATCGTCCTGGTCGCCACGGCGGAGCAGGCTGAGGAGGTGCTGTTCGGCGCCGAGGGCGTGGCCGGCACTTTGCCGAAGGGCGGCGTGGTCGTCCTCTCCACCAGCGTCCCGCCGGATATGGCTGCTGCCATCGGCCGCCGCCTCGCCGAGCGGGACCTGCTGATGCTCGACGCGCCGGTCGGCGGCGGCCCGGTGCGGGCGGCGGAGGGGCGCATGGTGGTGATGGCCTCCGGCCCCGAGGACGCCTTCGCGCGGGCGGCCGATCTGATCGCCGCCGCGTCGGGCACGCTGCACCGCGTCGGCACCGAGCACGGGCAGGGCTCCGCCGTGAAGGCGGTGGAGCAGATGCTGACCGGCATCCACGCCGCCGCGGTGGCTGAGGCCACGGCCTTCGGAGTCCGCGCCGGGGTCGATCCGCAGCGGCTGGCCGAGATCCTCGCCGCCGGTCCCTTCCACATCCCGTCGCAACGGCCGCTGGGCATCGTCGGGGCGGACCTGGGCAACGTAATGGACGCCGCGCGGCGGCTGACCGTGCCGACTCCGCTGGCCGCCTCCGCCCTGCAACTCTTCACCATGGCCGCCGCGGTCGGGCTGGGGCGCGAGGGCGACGGCGCGCTCGCCCGGGTCTTCGACCGGCTGGCCGGCAATCCGCAGGAGGGCTGA
- a CDS encoding SDR family oxidoreductase, giving the protein MSSTHNSLVVTGGSRGIGAAVARMAAQRGYAVTFSYIGNAAAAEATLAAIREAGGQAQAVRGDVAHEDDIRALFDAAVDRFGPVAGLVNNAGIIGPYGRLDEAAPDDLRRMLDINVTGAVLCAREAVRRMSTRHGGKGGSIVNVGSIAAVLGSPNEYVGYAASKGAVDSLTVGLAREVAKEGIRVNCVRPGLIDTDIQIIPGIGNRLDNPALIPPAGRAGTADEVAETVLWLLSDAASYVTGALLNVSGGR; this is encoded by the coding sequence ATGTCATCGACACACAACTCCCTGGTTGTCACCGGGGGCAGCCGGGGCATCGGGGCGGCGGTCGCCCGCATGGCCGCGCAACGCGGCTACGCCGTCACTTTCTCCTACATTGGCAACGCGGCGGCGGCCGAGGCCACGCTGGCGGCGATCCGCGAGGCCGGCGGGCAGGCCCAGGCGGTGCGGGGCGACGTGGCGCATGAGGATGACATCCGCGCCCTGTTCGACGCGGCAGTGGACCGCTTCGGCCCCGTCGCCGGGCTGGTCAACAACGCCGGCATCATCGGCCCCTACGGACGGCTCGACGAGGCCGCGCCGGACGACCTGCGCCGTATGCTGGACATCAACGTGACCGGCGCGGTCTTGTGCGCGCGGGAGGCGGTGCGCCGCATGTCCACCCGCCACGGCGGGAAGGGGGGAAGCATCGTCAATGTCGGCTCCATCGCCGCCGTGCTGGGCTCGCCCAACGAGTATGTGGGCTACGCGGCCAGCAAGGGCGCGGTGGACAGCCTGACCGTCGGCCTCGCCCGCGAGGTGGCGAAGGAGGGCATCCGCGTGAACTGCGTGCGGCCCGGCCTGATCGACACCGACATCCAGATCATCCCCGGCATCGGCAACCGGCTCGACAACCCCGCCTTGATCCCGCCCGCCGGGCGCGCCGGGACGGCGGACGAGGTCGCCGAAACGGTGCTGTGGCTGCTGTCCGACGCCGCGTCCTACGTGACCGGCGCCCTTCTCAACGTCTCCGGAGGCCGCTGA